The Legionella lansingensis DNA window CAAAATGCCATTAAGCAAGCGCTTGTTGTGGATAAAATGTGTGTGCGGGCCAGTCTGATGCAGGCTAATCTAGATATGCAAAATGGTCGTTTCAAACAAGCTATTCGCTCACTGAGAAGGGTTCCAGAACAAGATCCTGAATTTTTAGGTGAAATCATTGAGCCTTTAGTCACTTGTCATCGAGAATTAGACACCATGGGGGAATGTGTAGAGTATTTGCAACAAACGCTTGCAGAACACCCTCGTGCCTCCACAATTTTTGTGATTGGTGAGTTTTTACGTAACCAAAAAGGTGTGGATGTTGCTATAGACTTTGTATCCGATCAATTAAGTGCGCACTCTTCGATTCGAGGATTAAATCGACTCATCTTCTGGCATCTTGAAACCGCACATGGGAAAGTAAGAAATAAGCTACAGATGCTTTATGATATTACTAGCAAATTTTTAGATAATAAACCCATCTATCGCTGCGGGCATTGTGGATTTGGTGGGAAACATTTGCATTGGCATTGCCCAAGTTGTAAACAGTGGGGTAGAATGAAGCCAGTTCATGGGTTGGAAGGGGATTAGTTTAGGTAAGTTAGGGACTGTGAAACTGTTCATTAAACGATGTCATTCCCGCGCAAGTGGGAATCCATTCTGAAATGGCACGAGGCTTTAATCAGGATGGATGCCCGCCTACGCGGGATGACACGTTTTGGCTAAACACTCTCTGGACTACGACTTCGCTAATCTCTTCCACGATTAAATTTTTGAGAAAATTATGCAATTTATTGATCTTAAACAGCAATATAAATTAATTGAAAAAAACATTCTACAGTGTATCCAAACTGTTCTAGAGCACGGTCAATATATTATGGGACCCGAAATAACTAAGCTAGAACAACAACTGGCACAATTCTTAGGTGTGAGACATGCCATTGTTAACTCAAGTGGAACAGATGCATTATTGATGGCCTTATTGGCTCTGGAATTAGAACCTGGTGATGAAGTCATTACTAGTCCATTCAGTTTTTTTGCTACTGCGGAAGTGATCGCTCTGTGTCAGGCTAAGCCTGTCTTTGTAGATATTGATCCTCATACTTACAATATTGATCCAACAAAAATTACAGCAGCCATAACGCCTAAGACAAAGGCTATCATGCCGGTGAGCTTATATGGGCAGTGCGCGGACATGAAAGCCATCGGTGCTATTGCGAGGCAACATGGTTTGCCCGTTATTGAAGATGCTGCTCAAAGTTTCGGGGCAACGCAGCATGGTGTTTACTCTTGTGCTTTATCGACGATTGCTTGTACCAGCTTTTTCCCTTCTAAACCTTTAGGAGGTTATGGAGATTCGGGAGCGTGTTTCACCGATGATGATGTGCTGGCGGAAAGAATGCTCGAAATACGTGTTCATGGTCAGAATACCAGGTATTGCCACCGCAGAATAGGTATCAATGGTCGCATGGATACGATACAAGCAGCCATTTTAATTGAAAAGATGAAATTGTTTCCTGATGAAATTGCCATGCGTCAAAGAGTGGCACAACGCTATGAGCAATTACTATCAGGCATTGTAAAAACGCCAGCTGTTATGCCAGGAAATACCAGTGTTTTTGCACAATATACGATAGAGGTGCCGAATCGAGATCAATTCCAGAAACAAATGCAGGCACTGGGTATACCAACAGCGGTCCATTATCCTGTTGCCATGCATGAACAAGAGGCCTTAGCTTATCTTGGCTATAAGCGAGGTGATTTTCCTAATGCTGAGAGGGCCAGTAGGTATGTGGTCAGTTTACCGATGCACCCATACTTAACTTTGGACGATCAACAAAAAATTGTTCATGCGGTGAAGTCTTGCCTTTCTCACGAGTTGCTCGGAGTGTAAATGAACTCAAAATTAATTGTAGCCCTTGATTTCTGTAAGCAAGAGGATGCCTTAACACTTGTTGAGCAGCTTGATCCTAACCAATGTGCGCTAAAAGTAGGTAGTGAAATGTTTACTTTGTTTGGTACAACATTTGTTCATCTACTTATAAAAAAAGGATTTAAGGTTTTTCTTGACTTAAAATTTTATGATATTCCAAATACGGTAGCTCAAGCCTGTCGTGCTTGCGCAGAACTTGGTGTATGGATGCTCAATGTTCATGCTTCAGGTGGTTTAACCATGATGCAAGCAGCGAAAGAAGCTTTAAGTTCCTATGGGCATAGTCGTCCGCTTTTGATTGCAGTTACTGTCCTTACGAGTATGAATGTTAATGATTTATTGGCCGTTGGGTTAGAGACTTCAATTGATGAGCAAGTTCAAAGGTTGGCGAAACTGGCCCAGCAAGCGGAACTGGACGGTGTTGTTTGCTCTCCTTTAGAGGTACCCACAATAAAAGCATCCTGCGGTTCTGCTTTTCTTACAGTGACTCCTGGTATTCGTTTACCAGAAAACCCCAGTGATGATCAATCCCGAATCATGACCCCCGCACAGGCCATTGAGCTTGGAAGTGACTATTTAGTCATCGGGCGTCCCATTACTCGTTCCCCAACACCTTTACTGACACTGCAACAAATCATTTCCTCACTAGGTAAATAATCTGATCGAGAAAAATACACGTGGTATTTATTTATTCATTGATTTATGTTAGTTATAAAGTTAGTTAAATAATTTAGCAGAATTAATTCTCAGTGCACGGGCGCATAGTGTTTCTGCACGTGTCTTACATGACTCGTAACTAAAGGACTAGATTATGCCACGAGAAGATGTGTTAAGTGCATTGTTGGGCAAGGATATCGACTATAATCCGAATATCCTCTTGCTAAAAAAATTTATTCTTACTGTCCATTATGGATGGTTTCGCGTAAATGGCCTGTCACCTGATGTCACCTTTACTTTGGGTGATTATTTACTCGACAACGAACGTGTAATCATCGATTTTACACGAATGAGCGAGCAAGCCCGTGAGAAATTCCTGGATTGGTTTTTAGTGCCTCACCGTGGTGATGCGCATATGGAACTACTAAGTGGGGTCGCTACCAATAACTATAGGGGCTACACTGCAGAAGTTGGTCTAAGTTGGTGGGGTAGGATTACAAATTTAATTTATTATCGTAAGAAATCCTATCACTGGCATCTGGCTCAATTTGAGCTTTCTTTAAATTATCAATTGACTGGTCTTGAGATATGTCAAGATAGCCATGGCTTACTCATCGGATTAAATCAATTTTCTATTGAAGATAATAAAGGGGCGAAATATCGGGAACCAGATGATAATCAAACTGAGCCACTGCGGAATACTAAGCGGGTCCTCTTAACTGACGAGATGGTGAGTAAATTAGTCACTTGTGATCTGAATTCTCAAGATTTTAATTCCATGATCTATAATCCCCATCCTTTCGCTATTGATGTGGTG harbors:
- a CDS encoding DegT/DnrJ/EryC1/StrS family aminotransferase codes for the protein MQFIDLKQQYKLIEKNILQCIQTVLEHGQYIMGPEITKLEQQLAQFLGVRHAIVNSSGTDALLMALLALELEPGDEVITSPFSFFATAEVIALCQAKPVFVDIDPHTYNIDPTKITAAITPKTKAIMPVSLYGQCADMKAIGAIARQHGLPVIEDAAQSFGATQHGVYSCALSTIACTSFFPSKPLGGYGDSGACFTDDDVLAERMLEIRVHGQNTRYCHRRIGINGRMDTIQAAILIEKMKLFPDEIAMRQRVAQRYEQLLSGIVKTPAVMPGNTSVFAQYTIEVPNRDQFQKQMQALGIPTAVHYPVAMHEQEALAYLGYKRGDFPNAERASRYVVSLPMHPYLTLDDQQKIVHAVKSCLSHELLGV
- the pyrF gene encoding orotidine-5'-phosphate decarboxylase; this translates as MNSKLIVALDFCKQEDALTLVEQLDPNQCALKVGSEMFTLFGTTFVHLLIKKGFKVFLDLKFYDIPNTVAQACRACAELGVWMLNVHASGGLTMMQAAKEALSSYGHSRPLLIAVTVLTSMNVNDLLAVGLETSIDEQVQRLAKLAQQAELDGVVCSPLEVPTIKASCGSAFLTVTPGIRLPENPSDDQSRIMTPAQAIELGSDYLVIGRPITRSPTPLLTLQQIISSLGK